TTGCTGCCCTAGAAATCAAAAAAGCATAAAACAAAATTTGGGAACTGCAACATGTAACAGTTTAATCTTTACTCTAGCTCTGTAAGTATAAAGATGGAGTGACCATTGATTGACATGttcatttcagaaacagattACACATTGGTCTGAAAATAAGATGTCAGCTGGTGCCCTCATGTGGATATGTGTGCTGTTATATATAACAGTAAAAGAAACTTTTAGTCAAAACAAAGCCACAGAAACTTCAGCATCTCAGTTTTGCACACAGAATTTGGACAGTTTGTTTAAGACAGACTTTCATTATTCACTTGCAGTGTGAGCAATTGCATACTACTTAGCTGTAAGCAGAATTTTCTAGTTGGATGCCAGGATATAGCATGGCTCTTAATGTAAATTTGAAGTACAAAACTGAATTCATTCTTGACTGCACAGCCACAATTTATCTCCCTCACAAAAACTATTGGTTTGTATTAAAAAGTAAACGTTATCAAGTGACTGGCTTTCAGAACTAATTGCACAACTTTTTGTCAGGGTTTGGAAAATTTTCAACAGAATGTAATCTTTCTTGAAAAAATGCCTTTCTTATTTGCAAAGAAAGCATTCCACTTATCAGCCAACATAGAGAAGAGTTAAGTATGCACAGGACATATAGGCTGGAAATAATTCCAGTTTGATCAACCTCAGTGGAAGACATTATCAGTCAAGATCTACCCATGTTTTCCTGGAAATATGTGAAACAGGTAAGTGAAAAGCATACAACACTTTCAATAAGAATACTGATTCAGTTTTATATATTGATTGGATGATGATGAACATCTGCAGACTGTCAGCTAGGGTCCTCAGTAGATGACAAGGAAGTAGGTATGGGAACATGGCATGatgcaggctgcagccagcccccAACTAGGGTCAGTGCAGATCTACTCCTAGTGTGTCTTGTGCCACTATCTCTGTGGAGTGCTTATAAAAGTGTATGCATTTTTTACTGTTACTCAAAAATGCTAAACTCTAAGTGTAGAATTAATCAGGATGCTTCAATACAAGCCTAGCATTCTACAGAATCGGCTATATAATCTTTACAtcttaaaagcaaggaaaagattGAAGGTAAACCAACAAGAATGCTTTAACAGATATTGAAAGAATTAACCATGTGATGCAAACAGATTCTAAACCTAAGCTAGTCTGCCATTTGCAGAATATCTTATCACAATTGTGCTGTGTGTGCTCCCAGAGGTAGGTACTGatttaaaatactgcaaaaacttcagcaaaacttCCACTTTCAAGCTGAGGAAAGCAGCAATGATTATAAAGAATTGATAGGCAGGGTAGCTGCAATTTGTAATCTGATCAAAACCCAAATTCTGAATTGGTGGGTAAAgaggttggttttattttcatcagcCACCCACAGATCAGAGTAACTGCTCTGGAATTCCATTGGCTTCAGAAAATCCATGTTGTGAAATGTTTTTTACCTTGTGCAATGTTTCAAATTCTTACACATTATGAGAATTAGAGGGCCAACAATTTAATCTGGGAATATAAACTAACACCGCATTATCTACCTGCAAGCGTTTTCTGTCTTCCTGTGCTAGGTGCTTTACAAAAGGATGGAATAGCATACAAGCCAAGTGAAATACTACAGACAAGAGagaaattttatcttttaaaacataaTATCAGAGACATGACTTGTAGATTTGAAAGCGTTCAAAATTCTTTGCCCGTACAACTACATTGTTACACAAATCTTGGGCCTTTGCAGGAAATAATGCATTATTGATGTTACAATTTTTTCTCCATAATGATAGATAACacatttgatatttaaaatatttagattatcCAGACTAAATATTAGCCAGGTAGTTCAGTATCAGGCACTTTAAACTATGAAGTTCTGTGGGTTAAAACTCGTGCTTTTCCTTGGCGTCAAAGGCTGCAGAAACAGTTTTTACCTTAGCATCAGCACTGAATGCCCTAATGCCCTTTCCAATCACTCCTCAGTGTGTTGTACTGCTTAACGATCACCCAAAACTCCATGGTGTTGGGACtgtttctgttcaacatctttattgataatCTTGATAAAGACATAGaatgtatcatcagtaaattcgcagatgacaccaagttaagcaggagtgtcgatctgcatgaagatagggaggctctacagagagacttggatagattggatcagtgggccaacattaactggatgagcttcaacaaggccaagtgccaggtcctgcaaaTGGGCCACAATAAGctcatgcattgctacaggcttggggaggtgtggctggagagctgtgtggaagagaaggatctgggggttctaactgacaagcagctgaacatgagccagcagtgtgcccaggtggccaagaaagccaacagcatcctggcttgtattagaaatagtgtgaccagcagaagtagggaggtgatagtccccctgtactctgcactggtgaggccacacctggagtattgtgtccagttttgggcacctcaatacgagagaggtatcgaggtgctggagcgagtgcagaggagggcaacaaagctggtgaagggcctggagaacagatcctgtgagcagcgattgaaggagctgggactgtttagtgtgaggagaaggctgaggggagacctcatcactctctacacctacctgaaaggacattgtagagaggttggtgctggtctcttctcacaggtgattagtgacagaacaagggggaacggctttaaactccaacaggggaggtttagacctgacattaggaaaaaaattttcacagaaagagtggtcagacagtggaataggctgcccagggaggtggtggagtcatcatccctggatgtgtttaaggggtgtttagatgagatgctgggggatatggtgtaggggagaactttgtagagtagggctgatggttggactcgatgatcccaaaggtcttttccaacctgaatgattctgtgattctatctgAATGATGGTGGTGTGCATGCTGGTTTAATACAACATTTAGCTATCCTTTGAGGCAAAGGACAGGGTGAAAATGAAAGAGGTCATCTCTTTAGGAATACTGTAGCTgtcaacagaaaaggaaaatattttatacaaaacctgaaaatttaTGGATtgttaaaaatctcatttaaaaagtTACATATTTCACTTACTGCTATtgcacaatgaaaataaaaagaatttctTGTAGAAAAGACTTGCCCATAAATGAGACAGTTGAACAGAAGGAGTTGTGTGCCTATTAATTATAGTTCCAGACTGCTTATACTCTGCCTTAAAGCTGTGCATTCTTCCTCTGTACTTGTGCAATGCATTTATATTGGAAGTCCCTCTTAAAACTGGGTAATCTATTGGTTTAGGGAGCTAAAGATTAATTCCAGATGTGGTCATGCTCTTCTAGCCCTTCAAAAAGTAACTACTGCACCATCTGTTTTGTAAGAGACAATTTCAAAGAATGCCAAGGGGAATGCTAAAGACATTGGTCAAATGGCCACATATACCTCACACACAGGAATCCTAGAGGTCATAGTGCCTCAGACAGATccacatttttgcttttttctctctattGTTCCACCATGGAAATTCAAGGAACAGCTCTCCTTTCTCCCAAAATAGGAAGGAGATGTTTTCCAGATTATTACCAGCGTTGACATGCATGAGGCCAAATTCAGACCTGAATTCAGTGGAATGACTGGAATTCATGGTGACATACCTTATACCTGCCCCACTTTTGAATCTTTGTAGATTATTCCAAACAGCTTTGGGGTGAACTCAATAGCAGGAGGTTAATGCTAAACTGACTTCAGGTGTGGCTGGTTGTCTAAGAACAAATGAAGGATGTAACAGGTAATGAAGGGTTATTCCAGAttatgatattttttatttttcctggttATTTCAGGAAGTTTGAAGTAAAGGAATTGTGTCTGTTCTTCTAAATACAGTGCTATGCATCAATATTCTGCTTGCATAACAAAGATGCACTCAGGTCTAGCACCAATATAACTTAAATTCTTCACAACAGTAAAACTGGAGTAAAAGAAGTTCTCTGAAGATTTCCTAAGTATAAATCTGAACTTTAGAGCAGTAACTCATGATTTATGCCAGATAGTCCTGAGAAAAGGTCTAagctgaaaacaaaaggaaacagaaaatctaCTGCAGGTTAGTCAATCACAATCTTGTGCAATACCAGAGAGTAATTTTTGCTGCTGTGACATTAAGTAAATTGTtggtaaaaagaaacaaagattgaCAATACGACTCTACTTCattcctctttgctttttccagTGCATCCAGTCATGTTTTATACCCattcttttaatatattattcCAAAAATAGCTTAGTATGTACCTACTTAATTTTCGTTGACTTCGCTGTGGTTCTCTCCATTCAACAGCACACTGCAGAATCAGTGCCTTAGACTGTAAGCTTAGTGTTTGGGTATACTCCAGCTAGATCTTCAAGCCCAAAGTTtgcaagaaataaattaataggaACAACAGCTCCTCACCATTTGCCTCTCTTTAGTTTTATTAGAATTGAATTTCTCTTAAGTCTATTTGGGTGGTGTAAGGGAATTCCATACAGTAAGATGTACActttttcagtattaaaacattattaaaacaaagaaaggttGGAAAGCAGAGTAGAAAATGTCTGCTTTGGAGGGCTTCatcacagcttttaaaattaaagacatcCGAAAGAAATACATTCTGAGAGGCTAATAGACGTATTGGTGTGGGAGGATGCATATACACCTGTTAGGTCAAGGAAAGGCCCCATGGCTTAGGACaagttttaattcaaaatattaGACTCAATAAATAACACCTAGAACTAGATGTTATACATTGCAGCTACTCACAATTACACTCTAAACCAAAAGCTGCAAAAGGAAAATGGTTCCCAAAAGAAGGactgaaaccagaaaatattttaagggaAAATCATGTGGAGCTAGCCTATAGAACTCATAGGAAAGAGATGGTTTTGAAACTCCAGTCTCTACAGAGCTAACGTGTGTCCTCCAGAGCTACTGAAACATCTCTCATTTCACCTTATGTAGGTATCTGTACTCCCCAGAAGTGCCATAAAAcaagccaaacaaacaaacaagccatCTGAATAAAACTCATTCTTGCAAATCAAGCAGTGTAGTAGTCACACCTGTTGCTGAGACTGGTGTTTCTGGAAGAAAAGACCTCCAGAATGAAGAGGTATTTAGGGAGAGTTTTGTTTTAGACATTCATGTTACACTGCAGCTTAATTCCTGCTTTTGTTTAAGaatttttaacctctttttaTCCATTCTATAACATAGCTAATATGTTATCAGAGTCACAAATCCTACTCTATTCCTTCTTTCCTCTATTCCTGCTTTCTAGGCAGAACTTACGCTTTGAAATAAGTCATGCAACACAGGGCTGAAGATTGACCCATCCTTTCAAAAATACTCAAGAATTGGCTTAGGTAAATCATTAGTTGAATCTCAAATAAAGAAAATCCAGAAATTCACTGCCAGTAACTCTCTTCCTTTATTCCATAGTGGACCTAACTCTAAATTCAAATGTACAGATAAATCTTTCAAAGCTCCCTGTTTTCTGGGCTGGGAGGCTAATTTGCTCCAGCTGAGCCCACCACTCACCCACTGCAGACACCTGCAGCACATCTTCTGTGTGGGAAAAACGTGCCAGCCACTTGTGAGCTACAAGCTGGGTCATACACACCTTGTCAAAGTGATCTATTTCATTTAAGATGTATAGATCCAAATTTACACAGcccagagaaaaaagaaagcaatcatTTTATTCACTTGACACATGCTGTCTTGAGGAGAGTTCAATTTGTAACAGTAGTTAATCATTCACAAACAAAGGAATACcgttttaaaaaatgtatttgttcctCACAGCAGACGATTTAAGACGTGGTGTACTGGGTAACTGGTACAAAATACATGCTCCATGGAAATAACTGTATTTCTAGTGcacatttttttttgcaaaacgttatcactttaattttcattgtctttGTACCTCAGAGACAAGAATTATTACACAGAAAGgtctattttctttctcagccaTCTTTTGAAATGACTGGATAGTAGTTCTCGATTTGAgggcgttttttttttttttttggtaacagagTTGCATCCAGCTAGGACAGATGTTTTCCACCTACCTGACCACCTGTCCGAATCGCATTTACGGACCACAAACTCCCGTGTCGCTGATGACTGCGGAGCTCCCCCTGGTTCGCCTAACGCTCCTCCTGTACTGTTGTGAGGTTACGAGTGTTACCGGGCGAACAGCACAGCGACCCACGAGGTCGCGGTTCCGGGGCACAGCTGTGTCCCGCGGAACAACTGCCGCGGACCTTCCCGCAGCACCCGGCTCTTCCCTGcgcccccccgcctctcccccgCCGCCCAGCCCCAGGTTAGCCGGCGTTCTTCCACCCTGCTGTCCTTCCCCGCAGGCAATGGCTGACAGCAGGCAGTTGTCAGCGGGGAGACAGACGCCGCGGCAATCTCTGCACGGAAACAGGAACTAACCCAGAAATCCTGTATCAGCATTTTGACGGATCTTTGGCTTTTACACGTTATGTATACCTATTATGTGTATGTGCAGTGGGTGTATAACGTGTGCAAGGCGGTGGACGCGTACTGTTTGCAATCATATGGGATCCTCATTCACGCTGCGGACTGAGCCCATGTGACCATCTGACTTTTAAAGTGCCATCCCCGAAATTACCGGCTGCGTTTGGGGGGCAAAGCCGCGGCCCCTCACACTCTGCTACCCACCGCCCTCCGAGGGCCGTCTCCCACCTCCGTTATCCACCCGTGCGGGGGAACGGCCCCGGAGTGAGGTTGCGCCACACCGCTGGGCCCGCCCGGCCCAGCCAGGCCTAACAGCGCCGGAGCGGAGCAGCGCCGCGCTCTCGGCCCAGGCCGCAGGGGGCGGTCCGGGCCCAGCACCGCCCGCCCGGGCGCAGGCGCCACCGTGAGCCCGCGGCGGAGGGCTGCCCGCCCGGGGACGGCGGCTCCATGCGCTGCCAGGTAGGTGGGTGTAGCCCGCCGGCGGCCGTAGGCAGCGGGCCCTGCGGAGAGGCGAGGCGGGTGCCGGGGAGGATGGCGGGGCTCCCTCAGCCCCTCTCCTCGGCGGGCAGAAGGGCGCGCCAGGGGGGGCGAGGCCTGGACGGGACACGGGTGGGAGCGGGACACGGATCCGCACTGACTtactcccccccccacccctccccgccgGCCTTTCCCTTGCTCTCCTTCCGACAGTCGGGGTAGGAGGAACGCGACAGAGCTTAtcggcattaaaaaaaaaaaaaaaaagacagggaaagcTTTTCCTCGTGCTGTTTTGCTTTCGGCCGTTTGTTATTTTCGGCGAAGTTAATGTGCAGTAgcgtgggttttttttcagtaggcCGCGCTCCCCTGATAGGTGTTTGTTCCCCGAGCAGGTCTCGGTGCTGTATTTCGCCAGGAGCGCAGAGCTGGCGGGGCTGCGCTGCGAGACCCTCTCGGTGCCACGGCAGATCACCTCTCAGCAGCTCTGGGAGGAGATCGTCAAGATTCACCCAAGGTATTCGGGAAGGCTATTGCTGAGGTGCCCAGAGTTTAACACGGTTGGGTGTTTCTTTGGTAATGACAAATTCAGCGTTTGGAGTTGAGCTGGAACATGTTATTACCATAAAACTGTGACATTACCTTGTTCTTGTAACGTGCAGGAAGTGTTTTGTGTTTTGACCAGTTGGAAATGCTGTAGCTTTATGTATATGCAAGGAAAGACTAGATCCAAGAAATATACCCAAAAGTGGAGCCTGCAGGGTACTTTAAGACAGGAGGCCAGTTGTCCAGGAAGGGCTGCGGTGAGGTAATTCTGCTGCATGTGAAAACTGACATGTTACTAACCTGTGGAGAAGGTGAGGTGCCTCAAGAAGGGATCAATCACATGAATTAAGAAATTCATGATAATGTGCAGGTGTTTTTGATCACTTATCTTTACTGTTAGCTGAGCTTATGGCACACTCTGGAAGTCAGGTCAGGAAGGGAACTGAAGCCCTGACACAGCCTTCCAGCCGCTCAGCTCTTACATAGGAGATAAGGTCAGCCAATTTCAGcctcctctgctctgcactgATGGTTGCATTTCATAGggagtctgtt
The Strix uralensis isolate ZFMK-TIS-50842 chromosome Z, bStrUra1, whole genome shotgun sequence DNA segment above includes these coding regions:
- the LOC141937818 gene encoding molybdopterin synthase sulfur carrier subunit-like, whose amino-acid sequence is MRCQVSVLYFARSAELAGLRCETLSVPRQITSQQLWEEIVKIHPRLAVIRDQVVFAVQQEYVLLGDQLLVLQPGDEVAIIPPISGG